A region of Chloroflexota bacterium DNA encodes the following proteins:
- a CDS encoding transposase, producing MSALNHTLAHLTARKTRKRNPRSTRLLRCTPTNWMRQTLLQVRRWLPERPLVFVADSSYAALELLWRMTQVANPITMVVRFRMDAALYEPAPPRRKGQTGRPRQKGKRLPTLEQVEAKSKTHWER from the coding sequence CTGTCAGCATTAAATCACACTCTCGCTCACCTGACAGCGAGGAAAACACGCAAGCGGAACCCGCGCAGTACTCGTTTGTTGCGATGCACCCCGACCAACTGGATGCGGCAGACGCTCTTGCAAGTGCGCCGTTGGCTGCCGGAGCGCCCGCTCGTATTTGTAGCCGATAGTAGCTATGCCGCGCTTGAATTGCTGTGGCGCATGACGCAAGTGGCAAATCCGATCACGATGGTCGTGCGCTTTCGCATGGATGCCGCCTTGTATGAGCCTGCGCCGCCACGCCGCAAGGGCCAAACGGGGCGTCCGCGTCAGAAAGGCAAACGCTTGCCAACGCTAGAGCAGGTGGAGGCCAAGTCCAAGACGCACTGGGAGCGCTAG
- a CDS encoding aminopeptidase P family protein yields the protein MPFSDTKPHIPDDEYPRRWAQVQALMRERELDLVLAYADDRAVFGPAHARWLADVPVHFEPMCVLVRPAGEPILLCGPESDQYAIQIGKLRDVRVLREFAHPDEDYPYSQIIEFARVAREATDNTGAIRRIGVAGKGLMGADFAASLRAALPGAEWVDIENAMCALRAQKSPAEVAVIRHAYQIAELGIAAAVTAIRAGVTEREVAAEAESAMRRAGAEGTGIDTIVASGPNSRPILARSTFRRIESPDLVLLTVAPRYEGYHAAIGRPVLVSHVGVEIEQAVSVACRAQEASFAAMRPGAKGRDVEALGRRVVADAGMAQYFPYSGLHSVGVIEFEPPIFGPSSANELAENMIISIDIPLFNAPWGGLRIEDGFLITATGAERLNHTDFVLRAGG from the coding sequence ATGCCATTCTCCGACACCAAACCACACATTCCTGATGACGAATACCCGCGCCGCTGGGCGCAGGTGCAGGCGCTGATGCGCGAACGCGAGCTTGACTTGGTGCTGGCCTACGCTGACGACCGCGCTGTATTCGGCCCGGCGCATGCACGCTGGCTGGCCGATGTGCCGGTGCACTTCGAGCCGATGTGCGTACTGGTTCGTCCGGCTGGCGAACCAATTCTCCTTTGCGGGCCCGAGAGTGATCAGTACGCTATCCAGATTGGCAAACTGCGCGACGTGCGCGTGCTGCGCGAGTTTGCGCACCCCGACGAGGACTACCCCTATTCGCAGATCATCGAATTCGCCCGCGTCGCGCGCGAAGCGACCGACAATACGGGGGCGATCCGACGCATCGGGGTCGCAGGCAAAGGCCTGATGGGCGCCGATTTCGCGGCAAGCCTGCGCGCGGCACTGCCCGGCGCCGAATGGGTCGACATCGAAAACGCGATGTGCGCTCTGCGCGCGCAGAAATCGCCTGCCGAGGTTGCCGTCATCCGGCATGCGTACCAGATCGCCGAGCTGGGGATTGCCGCGGCCGTCACAGCGATTCGTGCGGGCGTCACCGAGCGCGAGGTGGCCGCCGAAGCGGAGAGCGCCATGCGTCGCGCCGGCGCCGAGGGCACCGGCATCGATACCATCGTCGCGTCCGGCCCCAACTCGCGCCCCATCCTGGCCCGTTCGACCTTTCGCCGTATCGAGTCGCCCGATCTGGTGCTGCTGACCGTGGCACCGCGCTACGAAGGTTATCACGCCGCGATCGGCCGTCCGGTGTTGGTCAGCCACGTCGGCGTGGAGATCGAGCAGGCGGTGAGTGTCGCCTGCCGCGCACAGGAAGCGAGCTTCGCCGCGATGCGCCCCGGCGCGAAGGGCCGCGACGTCGAGGCGCTAGGCCGACGCGTCGTCGCGGACGCCGGCATGGCGCAATACTTTCCATACTCTGGCCTGCACAGCGTCGGTGTGATCGAGTTCGAGCCGCCGATTTTCGGCCCGAGCAGCGCGAACGAACTGGCGGAGAACATGATCATCTCGATCGACATCCCGCTTTTCAATGCGCCATGGGGCGGCCTGCGAATCGAAGACGGTTTCCTGATCACGGCGACCGGCGCCGAGCGATTGAACCACACGGATTTTGTGCTTCGCGCCGGCGGGTGA
- a CDS encoding ABC transporter permease — protein sequence MYAYLARRLLSTVPVLLAVSLLVFSMLHLVPGDPVKLMLSEFQTSPEQIERLRAQLHFDEPLPNQFGRFLFGALQGDLGISIRTRRPVSAEIMDNLPSTLQLTLAGLLVAGVTGTTLGILAAVRHRTWADAALMLIALLGVSMPSFWLGLLFIFLFSLNLRWFPATGGGELRHLVLPALTLGLGASAILARLTRSSMLEVMRQEYITTARAKGVREFLVIARHALKNALIPMVTVFGLQFGQLMAGAVVIETVFSRPGIGRLIVDAILTKDFPLVQGIVLVVATSYVMVNLMVDMIYAYLDPRIRYNT from the coding sequence ATGTACGCGTATCTCGCGCGGCGGTTGCTGTCCACGGTCCCTGTGCTGCTGGCCGTTTCGTTGCTCGTCTTCTCCATGTTGCATCTGGTGCCCGGCGACCCGGTCAAGCTGATGTTGAGCGAGTTTCAGACCTCGCCGGAGCAGATCGAGCGCCTGCGCGCCCAGTTGCACTTTGATGAGCCGTTGCCCAACCAGTTTGGGCGCTTCCTGTTCGGCGCATTGCAGGGCGATCTGGGCATCTCGATCCGCACCCGCAGGCCGGTGTCGGCCGAGATCATGGACAACCTGCCGTCCACGCTGCAACTGACGCTGGCGGGCCTGCTGGTCGCCGGGGTGACCGGCACGACGCTCGGCATCCTGGCGGCGGTGCGGCACCGCACCTGGGCCGACGCCGCCCTGATGCTGATCGCGTTGCTGGGCGTGTCAATGCCCAGTTTCTGGCTCGGGCTCCTGTTCATCTTCCTGTTTTCGCTTAACCTTCGGTGGTTTCCGGCGACAGGCGGCGGCGAACTACGCCATCTCGTGCTGCCAGCGCTGACGCTGGGACTGGGCGCGTCGGCCATCCTGGCGCGGCTGACGCGTTCCAGCATGCTCGAAGTCATGCGGCAAGAGTACATCACAACGGCGCGGGCCAAAGGCGTGCGCGAGTTCCTCGTCATCGCCAGGCACGCGCTCAAGAACGCGCTGATTCCGATGGTGACGGTCTTTGGACTGCAGTTCGGCCAGTTGATGGCGGGCGCGGTCGTGATCGAGACCGTGTTTAGCCGGCCCGGCATCGGGCGGCTCATCGTCGACGCGATCCTGACCAAAGACTTTCCGCTCGTGCAGGGCATCGTGCTGGTGGTGGCGACGTCATATGTCATGGTCAATCTGATGGTCGACATGATCTACGCGTACCTCGATCCGCGCATCCGGTACAACACATGA
- a CDS encoding ABC transporter permease has translation MTPSAVARPWEFARRLWAGRGARVGFAVLALLAFLAVAAPVIAPYDPIQIAIAPPLQPPGAAHWFGVDQFGRDVFSRVVFGAQVSLAIGLISVAIASVIGVTVGLISGYYSGWVDIVLMRVIDVMLAFPGILLALAIVSMLGPSLNNLMIAVGVSAIPTYARLTRGSVLAARENLYVDAARSVGVPDGRIMILHIFPNIVAPLIVAATLGVGSAILSAAALSFLGLGSQPPTPEWGRMLSEGRQYLRDQWWISTFPGLIIMLSVLAMNLLGDGMRDALDPRLKN, from the coding sequence ATGACGCCGTCGGCGGTCGCGCGCCCGTGGGAATTCGCGCGGCGGCTGTGGGCGGGGCGCGGTGCGCGGGTCGGCTTTGCGGTGCTGGCGCTGCTCGCGTTCCTGGCGGTGGCTGCGCCGGTCATCGCGCCGTATGACCCCATTCAAATTGCGATAGCGCCGCCGCTGCAACCGCCCGGCGCGGCGCACTGGTTCGGTGTCGACCAGTTCGGCCGCGATGTCTTTAGCCGCGTCGTCTTCGGCGCGCAGGTGTCGCTCGCCATCGGGCTGATCTCGGTCGCCATTGCATCCGTCATCGGCGTCACCGTCGGGTTGATTTCGGGGTATTACAGCGGATGGGTGGACATTGTGCTCATGCGCGTGATCGACGTGATGCTCGCGTTTCCGGGCATTCTGCTGGCGCTTGCGATTGTCAGCATGCTCGGTCCCAGCCTCAACAACCTGATGATCGCCGTCGGGGTGTCGGCCATTCCGACCTATGCACGGCTGACGCGCGGCTCGGTGCTGGCGGCGCGCGAGAACCTGTACGTCGACGCTGCGCGCTCGGTCGGCGTGCCGGACGGCCGCATCATGATCTTGCACATCTTCCCTAACATCGTCGCGCCGCTCATCGTCGCCGCGACGCTGGGCGTCGGCTCGGCAATTCTCTCGGCTGCGGCGCTGAGCTTTCTGGGTCTCGGCAGCCAGCCGCCCACCCCTGAATGGGGCCGGATGCTGAGCGAAGGCCGCCAGTACCTGCGCGACCAGTGGTGGATTTCCACGTTTCCCGGGCTGATCATTATGCTGTCGGTGCTGGCGATGAACCTGCTCGGCGACGGCATGCGCGACGCGCTCGACCCGCGACTGAAGAACTGA